From Macrobrachium nipponense isolate FS-2020 chromosome 6, ASM1510439v2, whole genome shotgun sequence, a single genomic window includes:
- the LOC135216578 gene encoding merozoite surface protein 2-like translates to MGMGTLGRGTMAGTLGGTIGGPMSGTMAGTLGGTIGGPMGGTIGGPLCGPMGGTMGGVATMTGPGVMMEAPQTNTSHLVHITLTPENIMKERSPTPGPRGNEGVSVL, encoded by the coding sequence ATGGGTATGGGTACCCTAGGCCGTGGAACAATGGCTGGCACTCTAGGCGGCACTATAGGTGGTCCTATGAGTGGCACTATGGCTGGCACGCTAGGTGGTACTATAGGAGGTCCCATGGGTGGCACTATAGGTGGTCCATTGTGTGGCCCTATGGGTGGCACTATGGGTGGCGTGGCCACAATGACTGGACCAGGTGTGATGATGGAAGCTCCCCAAACGAATACGTCTCATCTGGTCCACATAACCTTGACCCCCGAAAATATAATGAAGGAGAGGAGTCCGACCCCGGGCCCCAGAGGCAACGAAGGTGTCAGTGTGTTATGA